The following coding sequences are from one Granulicella arctica window:
- a CDS encoding LemA family protein, protein MKALWAFLGVAALFVIVLLFAGGSYVSSKNQMVAKDQDVKAAFSEIDVNLQRRADLIPNLVATVKGYAHVEENILTAIANARAGLMTAKTPDEKLAANDRLNVAVLPLLRMQESYPQLKSNEQFMRLQDELSGTENRIAVARRRYNETIRDYNTFIGQFPNSLFANFAGFHPKNEYYAADAASKTAPKVDFDK, encoded by the coding sequence ATGAAAGCTTTATGGGCGTTTCTCGGCGTAGCGGCGTTGTTTGTGATCGTGCTGCTGTTTGCGGGCGGTAGCTACGTCAGCTCGAAGAACCAGATGGTTGCAAAGGATCAGGATGTCAAAGCGGCGTTCTCGGAGATCGATGTGAATCTGCAGCGCCGGGCCGACCTGATCCCGAACCTGGTTGCGACGGTGAAGGGTTACGCGCACGTCGAGGAGAACATCCTGACGGCGATTGCGAATGCTCGCGCTGGCTTGATGACGGCGAAGACGCCGGATGAGAAGCTGGCTGCGAACGATCGGTTGAATGTCGCCGTACTTCCGTTGCTGCGAATGCAGGAGAGCTATCCTCAGTTAAAGAGCAATGAGCAGTTCATGCGGTTGCAGGACGAGCTTTCCGGGACGGAGAACCGGATTGCTGTCGCGCGTCGCCGGTACAACGAGACGATTCGTGACTACAACACGTTCATTGGACAGTTCCCGAACAGCCTGTTTGCCAACTTTGCCGGGTTCCACCCTAAGAACGAGTACTATGCGGCGGATGCAGCTTCGAAGACGGCTCCCAAGGTTGACTTCGACAAGTAG
- a CDS encoding DUF4142 domain-containing protein: MNLNIVRCGVLCVAGFSATTLVAAQQGSSMSNNQPNQPNQQQNQQQNNTAMGTGMAGTMSGAAGANDPTGQMMKDKMFLRKAGEGGLAEVQLGQLAAQKGSSDDVKQFAQKMVDDHTMLNNSLKPIADDMGVRVPTKLTKKDQAEYDKLNGLSGDDFDKEYLAYMVKDHHEDVRDFRDEDEQVTDSNLKPAVEKGLRVIRDHTRMVDKLAKAKGVATPGRGGATAPPAQ; this comes from the coding sequence ATGAATCTAAATATTGTTCGGTGTGGCGTTCTGTGTGTGGCAGGCTTCTCAGCGACCACGCTTGTAGCTGCGCAGCAGGGATCGTCGATGTCCAATAATCAACCAAATCAGCCGAATCAGCAGCAAAATCAACAGCAGAACAACACCGCTATGGGAACCGGGATGGCGGGGACAATGAGTGGTGCGGCTGGAGCCAACGATCCCACGGGGCAGATGATGAAGGATAAGATGTTCCTGCGAAAGGCTGGTGAGGGTGGGCTGGCAGAGGTGCAGCTTGGCCAACTTGCGGCGCAGAAGGGTAGCAGCGACGACGTGAAGCAGTTCGCCCAGAAGATGGTGGACGACCATACCATGCTGAATAACAGCCTGAAGCCGATCGCGGATGACATGGGTGTGCGGGTGCCGACGAAGCTGACGAAGAAGGACCAGGCGGAGTATGACAAGCTGAATGGACTCTCCGGGGATGACTTCGATAAGGAGTATCTGGCGTACATGGTGAAGGATCACCATGAGGACGTCCGCGACTTTCGGGACGAGGATGAGCAGGTGACGGATTCGAATCTGAAGCCTGCAGTGGAGAAGGGCTTGCGGGTGATTCGGGATCATACGCGGATGGTCGACAAACTCGCGAAGGCTAAAGGCGTTGCCACGCCAGGACGTGGCGGAGCGACTGCGCCACCGGCCCAATAA
- a CDS encoding ABC transporter ATP-binding protein: MASPLNSSNYGGTGVKAADRPVRGTSRSTVAELNAKRPKPPLKKVLPEVWALVQPRLGILSVSFALMIVNRASGLVLPASARYLIDNVMGKHQLTQLPLIVGAVVGATLLQGATSYTLTQVLSKAGQRLIAELRTKVQSHIGRLPVAFYDENRTGTLVARIMSDVEGVRNIIGTGIIDFFGGLLTAIFAFLWLLHLSPRMTMLTFAILGLFAFVVLRALKVIRPIFRERSKINAEVTGRLTESLGGVRVVKGYHAEASEANIFAAGVERLLKNVISSITAQSLMSLASTAILGLVGALVMYYGARQVVSGALTTGGYVTYTMFLAFMIAPIVQFVQIGTQLTEAMAGLDRTNEILGEKEEDSEPGRTEVLPSIRGDVAFESVTFAYEPGKEVLHGMSFESKPGTVTALVGSSGSGKSTIISLICGFHNATTGQILIDGVDLSTIRLSSYREQLGVVLQETFLFDGTIRENVKFSRPNATEEQLMEACRIARVDEFANQFEEGYETIVGERGVKLSGGQRQRISIARAILADPRILILDEATSSLDSESEALIQEGLSYLMKGRTTFVIAHRLSTIRRAEQILVIEHGNILERGTHEELYALQGRYYELYTRQHGVERNLFLAPGEGDGGIAKAEDAVEAVKV, from the coding sequence ATGGCGTCTCCTTTGAATTCTTCGAATTACGGCGGCACGGGAGTGAAGGCGGCGGACCGGCCTGTGCGTGGAACGAGTCGGTCGACGGTAGCGGAGTTGAATGCGAAGCGGCCCAAGCCCCCGCTGAAGAAGGTGTTGCCGGAGGTCTGGGCGCTGGTGCAGCCTAGACTGGGTATTCTGTCGGTGAGCTTCGCTCTGATGATTGTGAACCGGGCAAGCGGGTTGGTGCTTCCTGCTTCGGCGCGGTACTTGATTGATAACGTCATGGGCAAGCATCAGTTGACTCAACTTCCGCTGATTGTGGGAGCGGTCGTTGGGGCGACACTGCTGCAAGGGGCGACGTCGTACACCCTTACGCAGGTGCTCTCGAAGGCTGGACAGCGTCTGATCGCGGAGTTGCGGACGAAGGTGCAGTCGCATATAGGGCGATTGCCGGTGGCGTTTTATGACGAGAATCGGACGGGTACGCTGGTGGCGCGGATCATGTCCGATGTAGAAGGCGTACGGAACATTATTGGCACTGGCATCATCGACTTCTTCGGTGGGCTGCTGACAGCTATCTTTGCATTCCTCTGGCTCCTCCATCTGAGTCCGCGCATGACGATGCTTACATTTGCGATTCTCGGGTTGTTTGCGTTTGTGGTGCTACGGGCACTTAAGGTAATCCGGCCAATCTTCCGGGAGCGATCAAAGATTAATGCCGAGGTGACGGGAAGGCTGACGGAGTCGCTGGGCGGCGTGCGCGTGGTGAAGGGGTATCACGCGGAGGCGAGTGAGGCGAACATCTTCGCAGCGGGTGTTGAGCGGCTGCTGAAAAATGTGATTTCTTCGATTACAGCGCAGTCGTTGATGAGTTTGGCGTCGACGGCGATCCTTGGCTTAGTTGGAGCGCTGGTGATGTATTACGGCGCGAGACAGGTCGTGTCGGGTGCGCTGACGACGGGCGGCTATGTGACGTACACGATGTTTCTCGCGTTCATGATCGCCCCGATTGTGCAGTTTGTGCAGATCGGGACCCAGTTGACAGAGGCAATGGCGGGGCTGGACCGAACGAACGAGATCCTCGGAGAGAAGGAAGAGGATTCGGAGCCAGGACGGACGGAGGTGCTGCCCTCGATTCGCGGGGATGTAGCGTTTGAGAGCGTGACGTTCGCGTATGAGCCGGGCAAGGAGGTTCTGCACGGGATGAGCTTCGAATCGAAGCCGGGAACGGTGACGGCGTTGGTAGGGTCGTCGGGATCAGGTAAGTCGACAATCATCTCGCTGATCTGCGGGTTCCATAACGCGACTACGGGACAGATTTTGATCGATGGGGTGGACCTGTCGACGATCCGGCTGAGCAGCTATCGCGAGCAGCTTGGCGTGGTACTGCAGGAGACGTTCCTGTTCGATGGAACGATTCGAGAGAATGTGAAGTTCAGTCGACCAAATGCTACGGAAGAGCAGTTGATGGAGGCGTGCCGGATTGCTCGGGTGGATGAGTTTGCGAACCAATTTGAGGAAGGCTACGAGACAATTGTTGGGGAACGTGGGGTGAAGCTGTCGGGTGGGCAGCGGCAGCGCATCTCCATTGCGCGTGCCATTCTGGCTGACCCGCGAATCTTGATTCTGGATGAGGCGACAAGCTCGCTGGACTCAGAGTCGGAGGCGCTGATCCAGGAGGGGCTGAGCTATTTGATGAAGGGGCGCACGACGTTCGTAATTGCACACCGGCTGTCGACGATCCGGCGGGCAGAGCAGATACTAGTGATCGAGCACGGGAACATACTCGAGCGTGGGACTCATGAGGAGCTGTACGCGCTGCAGGGGCGGTATTACGAGCTTTACACGCGACAGCATGGGGTTGAGCGGAATCTATTCCTGGCTCCAGGCGAAGGTGATGGCGGGATAGCGAAGGCTGAGGATGCGGTTGAAGCGGTCAAGGTCTAG
- a CDS encoding DegT/DnrJ/EryC1/StrS family aminotransferase, producing MKIPLSRPDITEADIEEVVAVLRSTQLSLGPKMEEFEARVSTYIGAPYGIAVNSGTSGLHLCIRALGIGPGDEVLVPSFTFVAAANAIRYEGAVPVFVDIELRTLNLDPTRLEEAITSRTRAIVVVHTFGVPADMQSILQIARKHHLRVIEDACEALGAEYQGTRVGAFGDLAVFAFYPNKQITTGEGGMIVTQDPRLAADIRAMRNQGRYVSDAWEQHSVLGWNYRLSEINCALGCAQMRRIDEILASRRNVAESYNRSLSTLRGVKVPVLSYEDRSTSWFVYVIQLDPTFARDERDRLMQHLLHQGIGCGRYFAPIHAQPAYSGVSVLHSLPNTDFVSQRTIALPFFNRLADESVFEVTEALEEGLSLL from the coding sequence TTGAAGATACCTCTGTCTAGACCCGACATTACTGAAGCGGACATAGAAGAGGTTGTTGCCGTCCTTCGAAGCACGCAACTAAGTCTTGGGCCCAAGATGGAAGAGTTTGAAGCAAGAGTGAGCACTTATATCGGAGCGCCTTACGGTATAGCCGTAAATTCCGGTACATCTGGATTGCACCTTTGTATCCGGGCACTCGGCATCGGACCCGGAGATGAAGTGCTTGTTCCATCTTTTACGTTTGTTGCTGCGGCAAACGCTATTCGATATGAGGGAGCGGTCCCTGTCTTTGTTGATATCGAACTTAGAACTTTGAACCTGGATCCTACTCGTTTGGAAGAAGCAATCACATCGAGAACACGGGCTATTGTTGTCGTACATACATTCGGGGTGCCAGCGGACATGCAAAGCATCCTGCAAATTGCCAGAAAGCATCATCTTCGCGTTATTGAGGATGCCTGTGAAGCTCTGGGCGCAGAGTACCAAGGTACGCGCGTGGGAGCATTCGGTGATCTAGCCGTGTTTGCGTTCTACCCTAATAAGCAAATCACAACGGGTGAGGGCGGGATGATCGTCACTCAAGATCCTCGGTTGGCTGCTGATATAAGAGCTATGCGCAACCAGGGACGATACGTTTCCGACGCGTGGGAGCAGCACTCTGTGCTTGGTTGGAACTACCGACTATCGGAGATCAATTGCGCCCTAGGATGCGCTCAGATGCGGCGCATCGATGAGATCTTGGCAAGTCGACGGAACGTTGCCGAATCCTACAATCGGTCGCTTTCCACACTGAGAGGTGTGAAGGTACCTGTGTTGTCGTATGAGGATCGGTCTACAAGTTGGTTTGTTTATGTGATACAGCTTGACCCGACCTTTGCCAGAGACGAGAGAGATCGCTTGATGCAACATCTCTTGCACCAAGGCATAGGTTGCGGACGTTACTTTGCTCCGATCCATGCCCAGCCAGCTTACAGCGGTGTTTCGGTGCTACATTCTCTACCAAACACAGATTTTGTTAGTCAACGTACCATTGCTCTTCCGTTCTTCAATCGTTTAGCAGACGAAAGCGTCTTCGAAGTAACCGAAGCGTTAGAGGAAGGTTTGTCCCTGCTGTGA
- a CDS encoding STAS domain-containing protein, translating to MSMKVKTRQVDGITILDLSGRITLGEGSVTLRDAVRDVLAKGSNKILLNLGDISYIDSSGIGELVSAFTTVKNGGGELKLLNLTKKVHDLLQITKLYTVFDVKDDEASAVASFTS from the coding sequence ATGAGCATGAAAGTTAAAACCCGCCAGGTGGACGGCATTACCATTCTGGATCTTAGCGGTCGCATCACACTTGGTGAAGGCAGCGTCACTCTCCGCGACGCCGTCCGTGACGTTCTGGCCAAAGGCTCGAACAAGATCCTTCTGAACCTTGGCGACATCAGCTACATCGACAGCTCCGGCATCGGCGAACTGGTCAGCGCTTTCACCACGGTCAAGAATGGCGGCGGCGAGCTCAAGCTCCTCAACCTGACCAAGAAGGTCCACGACCTCCTCCAAATCACCAAGCTCTACACCGTCTTCGACGTCAAAGACGACGAAGCCTCCGCTGTAGCCTCTTTCACCAGCTAA
- a CDS encoding S9 family peptidase — protein MIQHQTVQPPVARRQPEPSTLHGITLEDDYRWMRDKASPEVIAHLEAENAHALDFMAPTLELQSRLYDEMLSHIKETDESVPYPDHGWFYYARTVAGQQYGIHCRKSAARRERDKPAAEEILLDVNLLAEGKPFMSLGGMAVSPDGCTLAYSTDETGFRQYTLHIRDLRTGKDLPDTAQRVGSIAWAADSNTLFYTTEDETTKRQDHLFRHTLGSPAIDDVLIYEEKDERFNLGVGRTRDRQYLLMEAGSHTTNECHILSADDPTGTFQLIAPRLDDQEYYPDHRDGLLYIRTNDVGKNFRLVIAPVGTPDREQWTELLPLDPEAPFEDFDLFQFFLVTTRRRHGLPVIEIQPFHPDSTLSEPQPIVFPEPTYNAGSHANREFNTNCYRYSYTSLVAPASVYEYDLSTSTSTLLKQQEVPGNFDRTLYGSDRVWITAADGVKIPVSLVYRRNIFHADSKNPLYVYGYGSYGYPLPIGFSSSRLSLLDRGVVIAYAHIRGGGELGDAWHDAGKMAVKQTTFSDFTAAVEQLTQQGYGDPKRVAIEGGSAGGLLMGAVVNQRPDLFAVVLSHVPFVDVMNTMLDATLPLTVAEYEEWGNPNEEAAFHTMRAYSPYDNLAPGDYPAMLVKTSLNDSQVMYWEPAKYVAKLRTLKQNATPLLLHINMDAGHGGASGRYDYLKETAFDYAFLLTQLGVEA, from the coding sequence ATGATCCAGCACCAGACCGTTCAGCCCCCAGTTGCTCGCCGTCAGCCGGAACCCTCTACCCTGCACGGCATCACGCTTGAGGATGACTACCGCTGGATGCGCGACAAAGCCTCACCCGAGGTCATCGCCCATCTCGAAGCTGAGAACGCCCACGCACTCGACTTCATGGCTCCCACCCTCGAACTCCAGTCCCGACTCTACGACGAGATGCTTTCCCACATCAAGGAGACTGACGAGTCCGTTCCCTACCCCGACCACGGCTGGTTCTACTACGCTCGCACCGTCGCCGGACAACAGTACGGTATCCACTGCCGCAAATCCGCCGCCCGCCGTGAGCGCGACAAGCCCGCCGCCGAAGAGATTCTCCTTGACGTTAACCTTCTGGCCGAAGGCAAGCCCTTCATGTCCCTAGGCGGCATGGCTGTCAGCCCCGACGGCTGCACCCTCGCCTACTCTACCGATGAGACCGGCTTCCGTCAGTACACCCTCCACATCCGCGATCTCCGCACCGGCAAGGACCTGCCCGACACCGCCCAGCGCGTAGGCTCTATTGCCTGGGCAGCCGACTCCAACACCCTCTTCTACACCACCGAAGATGAGACCACCAAGCGCCAGGACCACCTCTTCCGCCACACGCTCGGTTCGCCTGCAATAGACGACGTTCTCATCTACGAAGAGAAGGACGAGCGCTTCAACCTCGGCGTGGGCCGCACCCGCGACCGCCAGTACCTCCTGATGGAAGCCGGTAGCCACACCACTAACGAGTGCCACATCCTCTCTGCCGACGACCCTACCGGCACCTTCCAACTCATCGCCCCTCGTCTCGACGATCAGGAGTACTACCCCGACCACCGCGACGGCCTCCTCTACATACGCACCAACGATGTTGGCAAGAACTTCCGCCTCGTCATCGCTCCCGTCGGCACTCCTGACCGCGAGCAGTGGACCGAACTCCTCCCCCTCGATCCCGAAGCTCCTTTTGAAGACTTCGACCTCTTCCAGTTCTTCCTTGTCACCACGCGCCGCAGGCACGGCCTTCCCGTCATCGAGATCCAGCCGTTCCATCCCGACAGCACCCTCAGCGAGCCGCAGCCTATCGTCTTTCCGGAGCCCACCTACAACGCCGGAAGCCACGCGAACCGCGAGTTCAACACCAACTGTTACCGCTACAGCTACACCTCGCTCGTAGCCCCCGCCTCCGTATACGAGTACGACCTCTCCACCAGCACCTCCACCCTTCTCAAGCAGCAGGAGGTCCCCGGCAACTTCGACCGCACCCTCTACGGCTCCGACCGCGTCTGGATCACCGCTGCCGACGGCGTCAAAATTCCAGTGTCCCTCGTCTATCGCCGCAATATCTTCCATGCCGACAGCAAGAATCCCCTTTACGTCTACGGATACGGCTCCTACGGCTACCCACTTCCGATCGGCTTTAGCTCCTCGCGCCTCTCGCTCCTCGACCGTGGCGTCGTCATCGCCTACGCCCACATTCGTGGAGGCGGCGAACTCGGCGACGCCTGGCACGACGCAGGCAAGATGGCCGTCAAGCAAACCACCTTCTCCGATTTCACCGCAGCCGTCGAGCAACTCACCCAGCAAGGCTACGGCGATCCAAAGCGTGTTGCCATCGAAGGCGGCAGTGCCGGCGGCCTCCTGATGGGAGCAGTCGTCAACCAGCGCCCCGACCTGTTCGCCGTTGTCCTCTCCCACGTTCCATTCGTAGACGTGATGAACACTATGCTCGACGCCACCCTGCCCCTCACTGTAGCCGAGTATGAAGAGTGGGGGAACCCCAACGAAGAAGCCGCCTTCCACACCATGCGCGCCTACTCGCCCTATGACAATCTCGCTCCCGGCGACTATCCCGCCATGCTCGTCAAAACGAGCCTCAACGACTCACAGGTCATGTACTGGGAGCCTGCAAAGTACGTAGCCAAGCTCCGCACTCTCAAACAAAATGCCACCCCGCTCCTCCTCCACATCAACATGGACGCAGGCCACGGTGGAGCCTCGGGCCGCTACGATTACCTCAAAGAAACTGCCTTCGACTACGCCTTCCTGCTCACCCAGCTAGGTGTCGAAGCATAA
- a CDS encoding TPM domain-containing protein produces the protein MKRFLRWVAIVSLVVVSAAGAHAEKIKDLPAPTSYVSDFAGVLDPATKQSVEDLCVAVDRQAHAQIAVVTIKTLDDDQPIEEAATELEEKWKDGAKGTDRGVLMLLVMNPVKGRIEVGYGLEGILNDAKVGDIGRAMEPYSKQGDYNEAIPLGVQQLASVIAADANVTLTTQTHRYHRVQQQQVPVHLSLMQIVIGGGLLLLVIVILASTGNLGILWFILGSLLGGGGGGGGGGRDDDRGGGGFGGFGGGSSGGGGASGNF, from the coding sequence ATGAAGCGTTTTTTACGATGGGTGGCGATTGTCTCCCTTGTGGTGGTCTCGGCTGCGGGTGCGCATGCTGAGAAGATCAAGGACCTGCCGGCGCCCACGTCGTATGTGAGCGACTTCGCGGGAGTGCTCGATCCGGCGACGAAGCAGTCCGTTGAGGACCTTTGTGTCGCGGTCGATCGGCAAGCCCATGCGCAGATCGCCGTGGTGACGATCAAGACGCTGGATGACGATCAGCCTATCGAAGAGGCAGCTACCGAGCTTGAAGAGAAGTGGAAGGACGGGGCGAAGGGAACGGATCGCGGCGTCCTGATGCTGCTGGTGATGAATCCGGTCAAGGGCCGGATCGAGGTTGGCTACGGGCTTGAGGGAATCCTGAACGATGCCAAGGTTGGCGATATCGGGCGGGCGATGGAGCCGTATTCCAAACAGGGTGACTACAACGAGGCGATTCCCCTTGGAGTGCAGCAGCTTGCCTCGGTGATTGCGGCGGACGCGAACGTCACCTTGACTACGCAGACCCATCGGTATCATCGGGTGCAGCAACAGCAGGTGCCGGTTCATTTGAGCTTGATGCAGATCGTGATCGGCGGCGGTTTACTGCTGCTGGTGATCGTGATCCTGGCGAGTACAGGGAACCTTGGAATTCTGTGGTTCATCCTCGGGAGCTTGTTGGGTGGTGGTGGAGGCGGCGGTGGTGGTGGTCGCGATGACGATCGGGGCGGCGGCGGCTTTGGCGGGTTTGGCGGCGGAAGTTCTGGTGGCGGTGGGGCCAGTGGGAACTTTTGA
- a CDS encoding ATP-binding protein produces MADSITSRVSLTLESTLDSVNKVEQTAEDYAARFGFDEDAVPNIAMAVREAAVNAVVHGNNYDREKQITAVFEATDASIIIHIADQGPGLDPDTIPDPLAPENILRGSGRGIFLIRAFMDEVNFRQLHPGTELTLIKHRTPAQSGT; encoded by the coding sequence TTGGCAGATTCGATCACCAGCCGCGTGAGCCTCACCCTCGAGTCAACACTCGACAGCGTCAACAAGGTCGAGCAGACAGCCGAAGACTACGCCGCGCGCTTCGGTTTCGATGAGGATGCCGTTCCCAATATCGCCATGGCCGTTCGCGAGGCCGCCGTCAACGCCGTCGTCCACGGCAACAACTACGATCGTGAGAAGCAGATCACGGCAGTCTTTGAAGCCACCGACGCGTCCATCATCATCCACATCGCCGATCAGGGCCCCGGCCTCGATCCAGACACCATCCCCGATCCTCTCGCGCCGGAAAACATCCTCCGTGGCTCCGGTCGCGGCATCTTTCTCATCCGCGCCTTCATGGATGAGGTAAACTTTCGCCAGCTACACCCCGGCACAGAACTCACCCTGATCAAACATCGAACACCCGCGCAGTCGGGGACCTAA
- a CDS encoding TolB-like translocation protein gives MGKPSIGTLSEDQQLVDRLDSWKEIAAYLKRDVTTVQRWEKREGMPVHRHLHDSMGSVYASRKGLDAWARSRNSGALQEVSAEATADASEPADPPLSVAPPPTYYVRPRGRLILLAAAIAVVLALVAIFWLEHVEYFWRNPIAGAHFEAITDFDGLEQAATLSRDGQFVAFLSDRTGQMDVWVTQVGSGEFHNLTHGKIPGLINPLIRTPEFSPDGSLVTFWVRRPDSSNGGNIDIWAVPTLGGEPRPYLDGVAEFDWSHNGSRLAYHTSGPGDPLFVTDGIVRPASRPIFTAPAGLHSHFPLWAPDETYLYVVQGLLPDKLDLWRIRPEGGAPERITTHNSHVSHPVFLNQRTLMYLASDADGSGPWLYSIDPAHRIPHRLNPGFDRYTSLAASADGHRLVATLATPKRTLWRLQLDGSATSDSVVVPIPLSTTSGFSPRLGPDYLLYVSATGTGESILKLRNGATTELWRGEGARIFGGPAISSDGRHIAFSARQRGQTLLYIMDADGANARIVVDSLDLQGAPAWAPDGRSITMAVSDHGISHLFRIPTDAHSPTSFVAEYSVDPTWSSDGRIAFYSGPDIGTTFSVKAITANGTPYPAPPLTLTRGGRHLVFLANGRKLVILQGDIQHKDLWLKDLDTGIERQMTKLPPEFDVSDFDVSADGRQIVLERVQDRSSVVLLDLPAP, from the coding sequence GTGGGCAAGCCATCCATTGGGACACTGTCCGAAGACCAGCAACTGGTAGATCGGCTGGACTCCTGGAAGGAAATCGCCGCCTATCTCAAGCGCGACGTCACTACCGTCCAGCGCTGGGAGAAGCGGGAGGGTATGCCCGTCCACCGGCACCTGCATGACAGCATGGGCTCCGTCTATGCCTCTAGGAAAGGGTTGGACGCATGGGCGCGCAGCCGGAACTCTGGGGCGCTGCAGGAAGTCTCAGCCGAAGCCACCGCAGATGCTTCCGAACCAGCAGACCCTCCTCTATCCGTGGCACCGCCGCCGACGTACTACGTTCGCCCCCGAGGGCGACTCATCCTGCTCGCAGCGGCAATAGCAGTTGTCCTCGCACTCGTCGCCATCTTCTGGCTCGAGCACGTTGAGTACTTCTGGCGTAATCCCATCGCCGGCGCACACTTTGAGGCGATCACGGACTTCGATGGCCTGGAGCAGGCCGCTACACTCTCCCGGGACGGGCAGTTCGTGGCCTTTCTCTCCGACCGCACCGGCCAGATGGATGTCTGGGTGACGCAGGTCGGTTCCGGGGAGTTCCATAACCTCACCCACGGCAAGATCCCCGGGCTCATCAATCCATTGATCCGCACCCCGGAGTTCTCGCCCGATGGTTCGCTCGTCACCTTCTGGGTTCGTAGGCCAGACAGTTCGAACGGTGGAAACATCGACATCTGGGCAGTGCCCACGCTGGGCGGGGAGCCCAGACCGTACCTCGATGGCGTAGCCGAATTCGACTGGTCGCACAACGGCTCGCGCCTCGCCTACCATACCTCCGGGCCAGGCGATCCGCTGTTCGTAACAGACGGCATTGTGCGACCGGCCAGTCGTCCCATCTTCACAGCGCCTGCCGGACTTCACAGCCACTTCCCCTTGTGGGCACCGGACGAGACGTATCTTTACGTTGTTCAGGGCTTACTTCCCGACAAACTGGACCTCTGGCGAATTCGCCCGGAGGGCGGCGCGCCTGAGCGAATCACAACGCACAACTCCCACGTCAGTCATCCAGTCTTTCTCAATCAACGTACGTTGATGTATCTCGCCAGCGACGCTGACGGTTCTGGCCCCTGGCTTTACAGCATCGACCCGGCACACCGCATCCCGCACCGTCTCAACCCTGGCTTCGACCGATACACATCCTTGGCGGCCAGCGCCGACGGTCACCGCCTCGTCGCTACGCTCGCTACTCCAAAAAGGACGCTCTGGCGGTTGCAACTCGACGGCTCAGCCACCAGTGATTCGGTCGTAGTACCAATTCCGCTGTCGACCACCAGCGGGTTCTCCCCGAGGCTTGGTCCGGATTATCTCCTGTATGTTTCCGCAACCGGCACCGGCGAGAGCATCCTGAAGCTCCGCAACGGGGCGACGACGGAACTATGGCGCGGCGAGGGTGCCCGCATCTTTGGTGGCCCTGCAATTTCTTCAGATGGACGGCATATCGCATTCTCGGCCAGACAGCGCGGGCAAACGCTCTTGTACATCATGGATGCGGATGGAGCGAATGCGCGGATCGTAGTCGATTCCCTTGATCTGCAAGGCGCGCCGGCATGGGCACCGGATGGCCGGTCGATCACCATGGCGGTTAGTGATCACGGCATCTCACATCTCTTCCGCATTCCGACCGACGCTCACTCCCCGACTTCCTTTGTCGCGGAGTACTCGGTAGATCCAACCTGGTCGTCCGATGGCCGTATTGCCTTCTATTCCGGACCGGACATCGGCACCACCTTCTCTGTAAAGGCGATCACCGCGAACGGCACTCCGTACCCCGCACCTCCTCTCACGCTCACCCGGGGAGGTCGACACCTCGTCTTTCTCGCCAACGGACGCAAGCTGGTGATTTTGCAAGGAGACATTCAGCACAAAGATCTTTGGCTCAAAGATTTGGATACCGGTATCGAGCGTCAAATGACAAAGCTTCCGCCGGAGTTCGACGTCAGCGACTTCGACGTCTCCGCCGACGGCCGCCAGATCGTCCTGGAACGGGTGCAGGATCGGTCCAGCGTAGTGCTCCTCGATCTACCCGCGCCATAG